In Paramormyrops kingsleyae isolate MSU_618 chromosome 13, PKINGS_0.4, whole genome shotgun sequence, a single window of DNA contains:
- the LOC111849648 gene encoding teashirt homolog 3-like isoform X2 — translation MDEDMDGEDCAVDEEPPVKYGSSEKDSPVKDPPCYQDSPVAEFSSHEMDSESHLSESSDRMSDFESASIKNEEEVVKEALPVTSDEVASGPDSLEQMKAIYTSFLTNSYWSSLNLNLTHPAPEKQPRSSSSSSSSSSSSCGSGSYDWHQSAIAKTLQQVSQNRQHPEPNLLSTVQLYRQSTKLYGSIFTGASKFRCKDCSAAYDTLVELTVHMNETGHYRDDNHETDSNGTKRWSKPRKRSLLEMEGKEDAQKVLKCMYCGHSFESLQDLSVHMIKTKHYQKVPLKEPVAPVAAKIIPNTRKRAPIELDLPSSPESSAGTPKPSDHSDPLQKAANPYITPNNRYGHQNGASYAWQFESRKSQILKCMECGSSHDTLQELTAHMMVTGHFIKVTNSAIKKGKPIMESSPPPVPVTPTKEKVQSVPLAATTFSPPPVPPPSSTSPKLCVEIKKEEKEVECSKEAGEKDKTALDEEEEKFDISSKYHYLTEEDLEESPNGGFDILKSLENTVTSAINKAQNGAPSWGGYTSIHAAYQLPNIMKLSLGASGKNSPLKSIFNGGEILLPNKSQPLVPPPSRQTSPLPKNNFQAMEELVKKVTEKVAKVEEKMKDRKVKASPLRQATPSPCSSEGGECERGDSPKEKRVKTPESNGSGHKDLKSDNLQKVSLENGTDSTKLPASALSSSTAIITDHPPEQPFVNPLSALQSVMNVHLGKAAKPALPALDPMSMLFKMNNSLAEKAAIATPPTQTKKSEPLDRYFYHVNNDQPIDLTKGKSDKNSALGSALLSSTSTSSSASPSSTVTTATTSAVVSFISSSPLRENALSDISDMLRNLTESHASKSSTPTSLSERSDVEGMTLEEPEEISSAQKRKGRQSNWNPQHLLILQAQFVASLQQTSDGKFIMSDLSPQERMHISRFTGLSMTTISHWLANVKYQLRRTGGTKFLKNLDSGHPVFFCNDCASQIRTPSTYISHLESHLGFRLRDLAKLSGEQLGSQITRHAKGMPDKVFSSPSSPPEEEATGTLYRCKLCNRTFASKHAVKLHLSKTHGKSPEDHLLYVCELEK, via the coding sequence ATGGACGAGGATATGGACGGAGAAGACTGTGCCGTGGATGAGGAGCCCCCTGTAAAGTACGGGTCTTCAGAGAAGGACTCTCCCGTGAAAGATCCCCCATGTTACCAGGACTCTCCTGTCGCTGAGTTTTCCAGTCATGAAATGGACAGCGAGTCACACCTGAGCGAGTCTAGTGACCGTATGTCGGACTTTGAGAGCGCCTCCATCAAAAATGAGGAGGAGGTGGTCAAAGAGGCGCTGCCAGTGACCAGTGATGAGGTCGCGTCTGGCCCAGATAGCCTGGAGCAGATGAAGGCTATCTACACTAGCTTCCTGACAAATTCCTACTGGTCATCCCTCAATCTGAACCTCACCCATCCGGCTCCGGAGAAGCAGCCAAGGAGCagcagtagcagcagcagcagcagcagcagcagctgtggCAGCGGAAGCTATGATTGGCACCAGTCTGCCATAGCCAAGACCCTCCAGCAGGTGTCCCAGAACCGACAACACCCAGAACCCAACCTCCTGAGCACCGTGCAGCTGTACCGCCAGAGTACCAAGCTGTATGGGTCCATATTCACTGGTGCCAGCAAGTTCCGCTGCAAGGACTGCAGCGCTGCGTACGACACCCTGGTGGAGCTGACGGTGCACATGAATGAAACCGGGCACTACCGCGACGACAACCACGAGACTGACAGCAATGGCACCAAGCGCTGGTCCAAACCACGCAAGCGCTCACTGCTGGAGATGGAAGGAAAAGAGGATGCCCAGAAGGTTCTTAAATGTATGTACTGTGGCCATTCCTTTGAGTCTTTGCAGGACCTAAGTGTCCATATGATTAAGACTAAACATTATCAGAAAGTGCCTCTCAAAGAGCCTGTGGCCCCCGTGGCAGCCAAAATAATCCCAAACACCCGGAAGAGAGCACCTATAGAGCTGGACCTGCCTAGTTCCCCAGAATCCTCTGCCGGTACACCGAAACCTTCAGACCACAGTGACCCCTTGCAGAAAGCTGCCAACCCCTACATTACGCCCAATAACCGCTACGGACACCAGAATGGTGCCAGCTATGCTTGGCAATTTGAATCACGGAAGTCCCAGATACTCAAATGCATGGAGTGTGGGAGCTCCCATGACACGTTGCAGGAACTGACAGCCCATATGATGGTGACAGGGCACTTCATTAAGGTGACTAACTCAGCTATCAAGAAAGGTAAGCCTATCATGGAGTCGTCTCCTCCCCCGGTGCCAGTCACACCGACTAAGGAGAAAGTTCAGTCTGTGCCATTGGCAGCCACCACATTCTCTCCGCCACCTGTGCCCCCGCCTTCTAGCACCTCCCCTAAGCTCTGTGTGGAGATAaagaaggaggagaaagaggTGGAATGCAGCAAGGAGGCTGGAGAGAAAGACAAAACAGCACTAGATGAAGAAGAAGAGAAGTTTGACATCTCCTCGAAATACCATTACCTGACTGAAGAAGACTTGGAAGAGAGTCCAAATGGTGGTTTTGACATCCTGAAGTCATTGGAAAACACCGTAACGTCAGCTATCAATAAAGCTCAGAATGGTGCCCCGAGCTGGGGGGGCTACACCAGCATCCATGCTGCCTATCAGCTACCTAACATAATGAAATTATCCCTGGGTGCCTCAGGGAAAAACTCCCCACTGAAAAGCATCTTTAACGGAGGAGAGATCTTGCTCCCCAACAAAAGTCAGCCCCTAGTCCCTCCGCCCAGCAGACAGACATCTCCCCTGCCCAAAAACAACTTCCAAGCAATGGAAGAACTAGTTAAGAAGGTTACAGAGAAAGTGGCCAAAGTGGAGGAGAAGATGAAGGACCGTAAAGTGAAGGCATCACCCTTAAGACAAGCAACACCATCGCCCTGCAGCAGCGAGGGTGGGGAATGCGAGAGAGGGGACTCCCCCAAAGAGAAGAGGGTTAAGACCCCAGAGAGCAATGGCAGCGGTCACAAGGACTTGAAAAGCGATAACCTTCAAAAGGTGTCCCTCGAAAATGGGACAGACTCTACAAAGCTCCCAGCCTCTGCTTTGTCCAGTAGCACCGCCATTATAACCGATCACCCTCCAGAGCAGCCCTTTGTCAACCCCTTAAGTGCACTGCAGTCTGTAATGAATGTCCACTTGGGCAAAGCTGCTAAACCAGCATTGCCAGCCCTGGATCCCATGAGCATGCTATTCAAAATGAACAACAGCCTGGCAGAAAAGGCGGCCATCGCTACCCCACCCACGCAGACCAAAAAATCAGAGCCCCTGGACCGCTACTTCTATCACGTCAACAACGACCAGCCGATAGATCTGACGAAAGGCAAGAGTGACAAAAACAGCGCTTTGGGTTCAGCTCTCCTGTCATCCACTTCGACATCGTCATCTGCCTCTCCCTCATCTACTGTGACAACGGCTACGACATCTGCAGTTGTGTCATTCATATCAAGTTCTCCTCTGCGTGAGAACGCTCTGTCTGACATTTCCGACATGTTGAGGAACCTGACGGAAAGCCATGCATCAAAATCCTCCACACCTACAAGTTTATCTGAGAGGTCAGATGTGGAGGGCATGACCTTGGAGGAGCCCGAGGAGATTTCTTCGGCCCAAAAACGCAAGGGTCGGCAGTCCAACTGGAACCCTCAGCACCTTCTGATCCTGCAGGCCCAGTTTGTTGCAAGCTTGCAGCAGACATCTGATGGAAAATTCATCATGTCAGACCTCAGCCCCCAGGAGAGGATGCACATCTCTCGCTTCACAGGGCTCTCCATGACCACCATCAGCCACTGGTTGGCTAACGTCAAGTACCAGCTGAGGAGGACAGGAGGAACCAAGTTCCTGAAGAATCTCGATTCTGGCCACCCGGTGTTCTTTTGCAACGACTGTGCCTCCCAGATCCGGACTCCCTCCACATACATTAGCCACCTGGAGTCACACCTGGGCTTCAGGCTGAGGGATCTGGCCAAGCTGTCAGGCGAGCAGCTCGGCAGCCAGATCACACGGCATGCCAAGGGCATGCCCGACAAAGTGTtctcctccccctcctctccCCCGGAGGAGGAGGCCACTGGCACTTTGTACCGGTGCAAGCTCTGCAACCGGACTTTTGCGAGCAAGCATGCCGTCAAACTTCATCTCAGCAAAACCCACGGGAAGTCTCCTGAAGATCACCTCTTGTATGTGTGTGAGCTTGAAAAGTAG
- the LOC111849648 gene encoding teashirt homolog 3-like isoform X1 produces MPRRKQQAPRRAAAYVPEELKEAALMDEDMDGEDCAVDEEPPVKYGSSEKDSPVKDPPCYQDSPVAEFSSHEMDSESHLSESSDRMSDFESASIKNEEEVVKEALPVTSDEVASGPDSLEQMKAIYTSFLTNSYWSSLNLNLTHPAPEKQPRSSSSSSSSSSSSCGSGSYDWHQSAIAKTLQQVSQNRQHPEPNLLSTVQLYRQSTKLYGSIFTGASKFRCKDCSAAYDTLVELTVHMNETGHYRDDNHETDSNGTKRWSKPRKRSLLEMEGKEDAQKVLKCMYCGHSFESLQDLSVHMIKTKHYQKVPLKEPVAPVAAKIIPNTRKRAPIELDLPSSPESSAGTPKPSDHSDPLQKAANPYITPNNRYGHQNGASYAWQFESRKSQILKCMECGSSHDTLQELTAHMMVTGHFIKVTNSAIKKGKPIMESSPPPVPVTPTKEKVQSVPLAATTFSPPPVPPPSSTSPKLCVEIKKEEKEVECSKEAGEKDKTALDEEEEKFDISSKYHYLTEEDLEESPNGGFDILKSLENTVTSAINKAQNGAPSWGGYTSIHAAYQLPNIMKLSLGASGKNSPLKSIFNGGEILLPNKSQPLVPPPSRQTSPLPKNNFQAMEELVKKVTEKVAKVEEKMKDRKVKASPLRQATPSPCSSEGGECERGDSPKEKRVKTPESNGSGHKDLKSDNLQKVSLENGTDSTKLPASALSSSTAIITDHPPEQPFVNPLSALQSVMNVHLGKAAKPALPALDPMSMLFKMNNSLAEKAAIATPPTQTKKSEPLDRYFYHVNNDQPIDLTKGKSDKNSALGSALLSSTSTSSSASPSSTVTTATTSAVVSFISSSPLRENALSDISDMLRNLTESHASKSSTPTSLSERSDVEGMTLEEPEEISSAQKRKGRQSNWNPQHLLILQAQFVASLQQTSDGKFIMSDLSPQERMHISRFTGLSMTTISHWLANVKYQLRRTGGTKFLKNLDSGHPVFFCNDCASQIRTPSTYISHLESHLGFRLRDLAKLSGEQLGSQITRHAKGMPDKVFSSPSSPPEEEATGTLYRCKLCNRTFASKHAVKLHLSKTHGKSPEDHLLYVCELEK; encoded by the coding sequence CCTATGTACCTGAAGAACTGAAGGAGGCTGCATTAATGGACGAGGATATGGACGGAGAAGACTGTGCCGTGGATGAGGAGCCCCCTGTAAAGTACGGGTCTTCAGAGAAGGACTCTCCCGTGAAAGATCCCCCATGTTACCAGGACTCTCCTGTCGCTGAGTTTTCCAGTCATGAAATGGACAGCGAGTCACACCTGAGCGAGTCTAGTGACCGTATGTCGGACTTTGAGAGCGCCTCCATCAAAAATGAGGAGGAGGTGGTCAAAGAGGCGCTGCCAGTGACCAGTGATGAGGTCGCGTCTGGCCCAGATAGCCTGGAGCAGATGAAGGCTATCTACACTAGCTTCCTGACAAATTCCTACTGGTCATCCCTCAATCTGAACCTCACCCATCCGGCTCCGGAGAAGCAGCCAAGGAGCagcagtagcagcagcagcagcagcagcagcagctgtggCAGCGGAAGCTATGATTGGCACCAGTCTGCCATAGCCAAGACCCTCCAGCAGGTGTCCCAGAACCGACAACACCCAGAACCCAACCTCCTGAGCACCGTGCAGCTGTACCGCCAGAGTACCAAGCTGTATGGGTCCATATTCACTGGTGCCAGCAAGTTCCGCTGCAAGGACTGCAGCGCTGCGTACGACACCCTGGTGGAGCTGACGGTGCACATGAATGAAACCGGGCACTACCGCGACGACAACCACGAGACTGACAGCAATGGCACCAAGCGCTGGTCCAAACCACGCAAGCGCTCACTGCTGGAGATGGAAGGAAAAGAGGATGCCCAGAAGGTTCTTAAATGTATGTACTGTGGCCATTCCTTTGAGTCTTTGCAGGACCTAAGTGTCCATATGATTAAGACTAAACATTATCAGAAAGTGCCTCTCAAAGAGCCTGTGGCCCCCGTGGCAGCCAAAATAATCCCAAACACCCGGAAGAGAGCACCTATAGAGCTGGACCTGCCTAGTTCCCCAGAATCCTCTGCCGGTACACCGAAACCTTCAGACCACAGTGACCCCTTGCAGAAAGCTGCCAACCCCTACATTACGCCCAATAACCGCTACGGACACCAGAATGGTGCCAGCTATGCTTGGCAATTTGAATCACGGAAGTCCCAGATACTCAAATGCATGGAGTGTGGGAGCTCCCATGACACGTTGCAGGAACTGACAGCCCATATGATGGTGACAGGGCACTTCATTAAGGTGACTAACTCAGCTATCAAGAAAGGTAAGCCTATCATGGAGTCGTCTCCTCCCCCGGTGCCAGTCACACCGACTAAGGAGAAAGTTCAGTCTGTGCCATTGGCAGCCACCACATTCTCTCCGCCACCTGTGCCCCCGCCTTCTAGCACCTCCCCTAAGCTCTGTGTGGAGATAaagaaggaggagaaagaggTGGAATGCAGCAAGGAGGCTGGAGAGAAAGACAAAACAGCACTAGATGAAGAAGAAGAGAAGTTTGACATCTCCTCGAAATACCATTACCTGACTGAAGAAGACTTGGAAGAGAGTCCAAATGGTGGTTTTGACATCCTGAAGTCATTGGAAAACACCGTAACGTCAGCTATCAATAAAGCTCAGAATGGTGCCCCGAGCTGGGGGGGCTACACCAGCATCCATGCTGCCTATCAGCTACCTAACATAATGAAATTATCCCTGGGTGCCTCAGGGAAAAACTCCCCACTGAAAAGCATCTTTAACGGAGGAGAGATCTTGCTCCCCAACAAAAGTCAGCCCCTAGTCCCTCCGCCCAGCAGACAGACATCTCCCCTGCCCAAAAACAACTTCCAAGCAATGGAAGAACTAGTTAAGAAGGTTACAGAGAAAGTGGCCAAAGTGGAGGAGAAGATGAAGGACCGTAAAGTGAAGGCATCACCCTTAAGACAAGCAACACCATCGCCCTGCAGCAGCGAGGGTGGGGAATGCGAGAGAGGGGACTCCCCCAAAGAGAAGAGGGTTAAGACCCCAGAGAGCAATGGCAGCGGTCACAAGGACTTGAAAAGCGATAACCTTCAAAAGGTGTCCCTCGAAAATGGGACAGACTCTACAAAGCTCCCAGCCTCTGCTTTGTCCAGTAGCACCGCCATTATAACCGATCACCCTCCAGAGCAGCCCTTTGTCAACCCCTTAAGTGCACTGCAGTCTGTAATGAATGTCCACTTGGGCAAAGCTGCTAAACCAGCATTGCCAGCCCTGGATCCCATGAGCATGCTATTCAAAATGAACAACAGCCTGGCAGAAAAGGCGGCCATCGCTACCCCACCCACGCAGACCAAAAAATCAGAGCCCCTGGACCGCTACTTCTATCACGTCAACAACGACCAGCCGATAGATCTGACGAAAGGCAAGAGTGACAAAAACAGCGCTTTGGGTTCAGCTCTCCTGTCATCCACTTCGACATCGTCATCTGCCTCTCCCTCATCTACTGTGACAACGGCTACGACATCTGCAGTTGTGTCATTCATATCAAGTTCTCCTCTGCGTGAGAACGCTCTGTCTGACATTTCCGACATGTTGAGGAACCTGACGGAAAGCCATGCATCAAAATCCTCCACACCTACAAGTTTATCTGAGAGGTCAGATGTGGAGGGCATGACCTTGGAGGAGCCCGAGGAGATTTCTTCGGCCCAAAAACGCAAGGGTCGGCAGTCCAACTGGAACCCTCAGCACCTTCTGATCCTGCAGGCCCAGTTTGTTGCAAGCTTGCAGCAGACATCTGATGGAAAATTCATCATGTCAGACCTCAGCCCCCAGGAGAGGATGCACATCTCTCGCTTCACAGGGCTCTCCATGACCACCATCAGCCACTGGTTGGCTAACGTCAAGTACCAGCTGAGGAGGACAGGAGGAACCAAGTTCCTGAAGAATCTCGATTCTGGCCACCCGGTGTTCTTTTGCAACGACTGTGCCTCCCAGATCCGGACTCCCTCCACATACATTAGCCACCTGGAGTCACACCTGGGCTTCAGGCTGAGGGATCTGGCCAAGCTGTCAGGCGAGCAGCTCGGCAGCCAGATCACACGGCATGCCAAGGGCATGCCCGACAAAGTGTtctcctccccctcctctccCCCGGAGGAGGAGGCCACTGGCACTTTGTACCGGTGCAAGCTCTGCAACCGGACTTTTGCGAGCAAGCATGCCGTCAAACTTCATCTCAGCAAAACCCACGGGAAGTCTCCTGAAGATCACCTCTTGTATGTGTGTGAGCTTGAAAAGTAG